The following are from one region of the Clostridia bacterium genome:
- a CDS encoding FAD-binding protein — MKKDVVIIGAGPAGIFTALEMLKNNTKKKILIIEKGQPIQKRHCPKNITKSCVGCKPYCHITTGFSGAGAFSDGKLSLSYEVGGDLPSLIGEELAQETIDYTDKIYLEFGADPKIEGKQNSEEVKDIRKRAISAGLKLVDCPIRHMGTEKAQNIYLAIQNYLLDNGVEILFGYECTNLILKDQKCMGIYVTDHKNSFEIYADYTVVATGRRGADWLEKLCEEHKIAHEPGVVDIGVRVEVRNEIMERVNNVLYESKLIGYPKPFKNKVRTFCQNPGGFVSQENYDNNLAVVNGHSYKDLKSENTNLAILCSHNFSHPFNQPIEYAQKIGELTNMLGAGHILVQRFGDILDGKRTWQHELAQSNIKPTLPDAVAGDITAAMPYRTMVNIINFIQAVDQVVPGFASIETLLYSPELKFYSNRVKMDTDFNTNIQGLHCLGDSSGWTRGLMMASVMGVLMGRKIY, encoded by the coding sequence ATGAAAAAAGATGTGGTTATAATAGGTGCTGGTCCGGCGGGAATTTTTACCGCTTTGGAAATGTTAAAAAATAATACCAAAAAAAAGATTTTAATCATTGAAAAAGGACAACCTATTCAAAAACGTCATTGTCCAAAAAACATCACTAAGTCTTGTGTCGGCTGTAAGCCTTATTGTCATATAACCACAGGCTTTTCGGGAGCGGGCGCTTTTTCAGACGGAAAACTGTCTTTGTCATATGAAGTAGGCGGAGATTTGCCAAGCTTGATTGGAGAAGAACTTGCTCAAGAAACTATAGATTATACGGACAAAATTTATCTTGAATTTGGCGCTGATCCCAAAATTGAAGGCAAACAAAATTCTGAAGAAGTAAAAGATATAAGAAAACGTGCAATTTCCGCAGGTCTAAAGCTTGTGGATTGTCCTATAAGACACATGGGTACAGAAAAAGCCCAAAACATATATCTTGCAATTCAAAACTATCTTCTTGATAATGGCGTAGAGATATTATTTGGTTATGAATGTACCAATCTTATACTAAAAGACCAAAAATGCATGGGCATATATGTAACTGATCATAAAAATTCTTTTGAAATATATGCCGACTACACGGTTGTAGCTACAGGAAGAAGAGGCGCGGACTGGCTAGAAAAACTGTGCGAAGAACATAAGATTGCGCATGAACCAGGCGTTGTAGATATAGGCGTAAGGGTTGAAGTTCGCAACGAAATTATGGAAAGAGTGAATAATGTCTTGTACGAATCTAAGCTAATAGGATACCCTAAGCCGTTTAAAAACAAAGTGCGCACTTTTTGTCAAAATCCAGGAGGTTTTGTAAGTCAGGAAAATTATGACAATAATCTGGCTGTAGTTAACGGACATTCTTACAAGGATCTAAAATCAGAAAATACTAATCTTGCGATTTTGTGTTCGCATAATTTTAGCCATCCTTTTAACCAGCCTATTGAATACGCGCAAAAAATAGGCGAGCTTACCAATATGCTGGGAGCAGGTCATATACTTGTTCAAAGATTTGGAGATATCTTAGACGGAAAACGCACTTGGCAGCACGAACTTGCTCAAAGCAATATAAAACCCACATTGCCTGATGCTGTGGCTGGCGATATAACTGCAGCTATGCCTTATCGAACAATGGTAAATATTATCAATTTTATACAAGCTGTGGACCAAGTAGTTCCTGGTTTTGCTTCGATTGAAACTCTATTGTATTCGCCCGAACTAAAGTTTTATTCTAACCGTGTAAAAATGGATACTGACTTTAACACCAATATACAAGGACTGCATTGTCTGGGCGATTCTAGCGGATGGACACGCGGACTTATGATGGCATCAGTAATGGGCGTATTAATGGGTAGAAAGATATATTAA